The genomic DNA ATTTACAGGATTTCCGAATTCATCTTTCCCGTTCCAATCTATGGAATGCATCAATTGTGTTGATGCAGCAGCAACACGGTTACAGCACTCCAAAATATCCAAAGTTTTCACTTTCTGTCCTTTGATGTTGTAGATATCAAGAGTCACAAACCGGGAGGTTTGTGTTACGGAAAAAGAAATTGTAGT from Candidatus Cloacimonadota bacterium includes the following:
- a CDS encoding T9SS type A sorting domain-containing protein; amino-acid sequence: TTISFSVTQTSRFVTLDIYNIKGQKVKTLDILECCNRVAAASTQLMHSIDWNGKDEFGNPVNSGVYFYKLKCGKYSATKKMILIR